The Urbifossiella limnaea genome has a window encoding:
- a CDS encoding protein kinase domain-containing protein, whose product MPVDPSRLKGVFTEALARTGPADRAAYLAAACAGDAELRVRVEALLRASEEPDSLLDAPPPQGPADATGAYDSGTQHPASLATADFGPDGATGTFDDTIRREHSSAATVGTVIAGRYTLVEVIGEGGMGSVYLATQTEPVKRQVALKLIKTGMDSKGVLARFDAERQALALMDHPNIARIYDGGLTPSGQPFFVMELVKGVPITQFCDQRRLPIAARLELCVHVCHAVQHAHQKGVIHRDLKPGNVLVIEVDGRPIPKVIDFGVAKATESQLTDLSCADTGAIVGTPAYMSPEQADPSSADIDTRTDVYALGVILYELLTGSPPLDARQFKRGAILEMLRMVREVEPPRASTKLSTLDDLPNIAANRDIEPGKLAKLLRGELDWVVMKALEKDRARRYDTANGLARDIQRYLADEMVEARPPSRGYRLKKFVKRNKGQVIAASVIVLTLVAGIIGTGIGMQRADLERNVAREQKKRADEEAIRAGQESVRAGQESVAARKAEKEALDAKQRADDSALDALKQKGRAEDQLSRAEWAVYASKLLLAQAAYNENNMPDAFRYLEECRWDLRGWEHAHLRWRFDSSKQTLKGHLHEVTSVAFSPDGQRILSGSQDSTAKVWDAAKGAEVLALSGHRGWVSSVAFSPDGKRILTGSGDKTAKVWDAATGTEVLALKGHTGAVTSVAFSPDGKRILTGSRDSTAKVWDAATGTEVFALKGHTDAVTSVAFSPDGKRILTGSWDNTAKVWDAAKGTEVLALKGHTHWVTSVAFNQDGKRIVTGSWDSTAKVWDAVKGTEVLALKGHTGGVSSVAFSPDGLRLLTGSQDSTAKVWDAAKGTEVLALKGHTGAVRSVAFSPDGKRILTGSGDKTAKVWDAAKGTEVLALKGHTGAVRSVAFSPDGLRIVTGSMDGTAKVWDAAKGAEVLALSGHRAWVSSVAFSPDGKRILTGSGDKTAKVWDAATGTEVLALKEHTSGVTSVAFSPDGKRILTGSGDKTAKVWDAATGTEVLALKGHTGAVTSVAFSPDGKRILTGSWDNTAKVWDAEKGQEVLTLKGHTQPVDSVSCSPDGKRILTGSRDGTAKVWDAATGTEVLALKGHTGDVGSVAFSPDGLRIVTGSMDGTAKVWDAVKGTEVLALKGHTSLVSSLAFSPDGLRLLTGSQDRTAKVWDAAKGTEVLALKGHTGGVTSVAFSPDGQRILSGGQDSTAKVWDAATGTEVLALKGHTHWVTSVAFNQDGKRIVTGSGDKTAKVWDAATGTEVLALKGHTSAVTSVAFSPDGKRILTGSGDKTAKVWDAAKGTEVLALKGHTHWVTSVAFSPDGQRILSGGQDSTAKVWDAATGTEVLALKGHTGAVTCVAFNQDGRRLFAWDAAGKVLAWDTATGQPVAAENPPPKPASGPATSPNGRFSAKPDLRNVALVDLLKPAPVGSPWPFPDAAERRRYHSEQAALAEKEQEWFAVAFHVGRLLLDDPNNAELKKRHATVREQLNK is encoded by the coding sequence ATGCCCGTCGATCCCAGCCGTTTGAAAGGCGTGTTCACCGAGGCACTCGCGCGAACTGGCCCGGCCGACCGAGCCGCGTACCTCGCAGCGGCGTGCGCCGGCGACGCGGAACTGAGGGTTCGGGTCGAGGCGCTATTGCGGGCCAGCGAAGAGCCGGACTCCTTGCTCGACGCCCCACCGCCCCAAGGCCCAGCCGACGCCACCGGCGCATACGACTCGGGCACTCAGCACCCGGCGTCTCTGGCGACCGCCGACTTCGGTCCGGATGGGGCGACCGGCACGTTCGACGACACAATCCGCCGTGAACATTCGTCGGCCGCAACGGTGGGAACGGTCATCGCCGGCCGTTACACCCTCGTCGAAGTCATCGGCGAGGGCGGCATGGGCTCGGTCTACCTCGCCACCCAGACCGAACCGGTCAAGCGCCAGGTGGCATTGAAGCTCATCAAGACGGGGATGGACTCGAAGGGCGTACTGGCGCGGTTCGACGCCGAGCGGCAGGCGCTGGCCCTGATGGATCACCCGAACATCGCCCGCATCTACGACGGCGGCCTCACGCCCTCCGGACAGCCGTTCTTCGTCATGGAGCTGGTGAAGGGCGTGCCGATCACACAGTTCTGCGACCAGCGCCGGCTGCCCATTGCCGCGCGCCTGGAGTTGTGCGTGCATGTGTGCCACGCGGTGCAGCACGCGCACCAGAAGGGGGTCATCCACCGGGACCTAAAGCCCGGCAACGTGCTGGTGATTGAGGTGGACGGGCGCCCAATCCCGAAGGTGATCGACTTCGGGGTGGCCAAGGCGACCGAGAGCCAGCTCACGGACCTGAGTTGCGCGGACACCGGCGCGATCGTGGGCACGCCCGCGTACATGAGCCCGGAGCAGGCCGACCCGTCGTCCGCGGACATCGACACCCGGACCGACGTGTACGCCCTCGGGGTCATCCTGTACGAGCTGCTGACCGGTTCGCCGCCGCTCGACGCCCGGCAGTTCAAGCGGGGGGCGATCCTGGAGATGTTGCGGATGGTGCGCGAGGTGGAGCCTCCGCGGGCGAGCACGAAGTTGAGTACGTTGGACGACCTGCCGAACATCGCGGCGAACCGGGACATCGAGCCGGGGAAGTTGGCGAAGTTGCTGCGGGGCGAACTCGACTGGGTGGTGATGAAGGCGCTGGAGAAGGACCGCGCCCGGCGGTACGACACGGCCAACGGCCTGGCCCGGGACATCCAGCGGTATCTCGCCGACGAGATGGTCGAGGCCCGGCCGCCGAGCCGCGGCTACCGGCTGAAGAAGTTCGTCAAGCGGAACAAAGGGCAGGTGATCGCCGCGAGTGTCATTGTGCTGACACTGGTGGCCGGCATCATCGGCACCGGCATCGGCATGCAGCGTGCCGATCTCGAGAGAAACGTAGCCCGAGAACAGAAGAAGCGAGCCGACGAGGAAGCAATCCGAGCTGGCCAGGAGTCAGTCCGAGCTGGCCAGGAGTCAGTTGCAGCCCGCAAGGCGGAGAAGGAGGCTCTCGACGCCAAGCAGAGGGCGGACGACTCCGCGCTGGACGCCCTCAAGCAGAAGGGGCGGGCTGAAGACCAGTTGAGCCGGGCGGAGTGGGCGGTCTACGCGAGCAAACTCCTGCTGGCCCAGGCCGCCTACAACGAGAACAACATGCCCGATGCCTTCCGCTATCTGGAGGAATGCCGGTGGGACCTGCGCGGCTGGGAGCATGCTCATCTGCGCTGGCGATTCGACTCCAGCAAGCAGACCCTCAAGGGGCACCTCCATGAAGTGACCAGCGTGGCGTTCAGCCCGGACGGCCAGCGCATCCTCAGCGGCAGCCAAGACAGCACGGCGAAGGTGTGGGACGCCGCGAAGGGCGCCGAGGTGCTCGCCCTCAGTGGCCACAGAGGCTGGGTGAGCAGTGTGGCGTTCAGCCCGGACGGCAAACGCATCCTCACGGGAAGCGGGGACAAGACGGCGAAGGTGTGGGACGCCGCGACGGGCACCGAGGTGCTCGCCCTCAAGGGGCACACCGGTGCGGTGACCAGCGTGGCGTTCAGCCCGGACGGCAAACGCATCCTCACGGGCAGCCGGGACAGCACGGCGAAGGTGTGGGACGCCGCGACGGGCACCGAGGTGTTCGCCCTCAAGGGACACACCGATGCGGTGACCAGCGTGGCGTTCAGCCCGGACGGCAAACGCATCCTCACGGGAAGCTGGGACAACACGGCGAAGGTGTGGGACGCCGCGAAGGGCACCGAGGTGCTCGCCCTCAAAGGGCACACACACTGGGTGACGAGCGTGGCGTTCAACCAGGATGGGAAACGCATCGTCACGGGGAGTTGGGACAGCACGGCGAAGGTATGGGACGCCGTGAAGGGCACCGAGGTGCTCGCCCTCAAGGGGCACACCGGTGGAGTGAGCAGCGTGGCGTTCAGCCCGGACGGCCTGCGCCTCCTCACCGGCAGCCAAGACAGCACGGCGAAGGTGTGGGACGCCGCGAAGGGCACCGAGGTACTCGCCCTCAAGGGGCACACCGGTGCGGTAAGGAGCGTGGCGTTCAGCCCGGACGGCAAACGCATCCTCACGGGAAGCGGGGACAAGACGGCGAAGGTGTGGGACGCTGCGAAGGGCACCGAGGTGCTCGCCCTCAAGGGGCACACCGGTGCGGTAAGGAGCGTGGCGTTCAGCCCGGACGGCTTGCGCATAGTCACGGGCAGCATGGACGGCACGGCGAAGGTGTGGGACGCCGCGAAGGGCGCCGAGGTGCTCGCCCTCAGTGGCCACAGAGCCTGGGTGAGCAGTGTGGCGTTCAGCCCGGACGGCAAACGCATCCTCACGGGAAGCGGGGACAAGACGGCGAAGGTGTGGGACGCCGCGACGGGCACCGAGGTGCTCGCCCTCAAGGAGCACACCAGTGGAGTGACCAGCGTGGCGTTCAGCCCGGACGGCAAACGCATCCTTACGGGAAGCGGGGACAAGACGGCGAAGGTGTGGGACGCCGCGACGGGCACCGAGGTGCTCGCCCTCAAGGGGCACACCGGTGCGGTGACCAGCGTGGCGTTCAGCCCGGACGGCAAACGCATCCTCACGGGAAGCTGGGACAACACGGCGAAGGTGTGGGATGCCGAGAAGGGCCAGGAAGTCCTCACCCTCAAGGGGCACACCCAACCGGTGGACAGCGTGTCCTGTAGTCCCGACGGCAAACGCATCCTCACGGGCAGCCGGGACGGCACGGCGAAGGTGTGGGACGCCGCGACGGGCACCGAGGTGCTCGCCCTCAAGGGGCACACCGGTGATGTGGGCAGCGTGGCGTTCAGCCCGGACGGCTTGCGCATAGTCACGGGCAGCATGGACGGCACGGCGAAGGTGTGGGACGCCGTGAAGGGCACCGAGGTGCTCGCCCTCAAGGGGCACACCAGCCTTGTGAGCAGCTTGGCGTTCAGCCCGGACGGCCTGCGCCTCCTCACCGGCAGCCAAGACAGAACGGCGAAGGTGTGGGACGCCGCGAAGGGCACCGAGGTGCTCGCCCTCAAGGGGCACACAGGCGGGGTGACGAGTGTGGCGTTCAGCCCGGACGGCCAGCGCATCCTCAGCGGCGGCCAAGACAGCACGGCGAAGGTGTGGGACGCCGCGACGGGCACCGAGGTGCTCGCCCTCAAAGGGCACACACACTGGGTGACGAGCGTGGCGTTCAACCAGGATGGGAAACGCATCGTCACGGGAAGCGGGGACAAGACGGCGAAGGTGTGGGACGCTGCGACGGGCACCGAGGTGCTCGCCCTCAAGGGGCACACCAGTGCGGTGACCAGCGTGGCGTTCAGCCCGGACGGCAAACGCATCCTCACGGGAAGCGGGGACAAGACGGCGAAGGTGTGGGACGCTGCGAAGGGCACCGAGGTGCTCGCCCTCAAGGGGCACACACACTGGGTGACGAGCGTGGCGTTCAGCCCGGACGGCCAGCGCATCCTCAGCGGCGGCCAAGACAGCACGGCGAAGGTGTGGGACGCCGCGACGGGCACCGAGGTGCTCGCCCTCAAGGGGCACACCGGTGCGGTGACCTGCGTGGCGTTCAACCAGGATGGGAGACGCCTGTTCGCCTGGGATGCGGCCGGCAAGGTTCTCGCCTGGGACACTGCCACGGGCCAACCCGTCGCTGCCGAGAATCCGCCTCCGAAGCCCGCATCCGGTCCAGCGACCTCGCCCAATGGCCGATTCTCCGCCAAGCCCGACCTCAG
- a CDS encoding ECF-type sigma factor: MSDVTRLLVAAQAGDRQAAAELLPLVYDELRRLAAARMAAEAPGHTLDATALVHEAYLRLVGGENRPTWEHRRQFVAAAAEAMRRILVDHARRARAEKRGGDRGRVPIDGLPAAATDPTDWAEVDDALGRLAALDAGAAAVVRLKVFGGASVEEAADLLGVSRATAYRDWAFARAWLRDALGRSEQISEKS; this comes from the coding sequence AGCCGCCCAGGCCGGTGATCGCCAGGCCGCCGCGGAGTTGCTCCCGCTCGTCTACGACGAGTTGCGGAGGCTCGCGGCCGCCCGCATGGCGGCCGAAGCCCCCGGCCACACGCTCGACGCCACGGCCCTCGTCCACGAGGCCTACCTGCGGCTCGTCGGCGGGGAGAACCGGCCGACGTGGGAGCACCGCCGGCAGTTCGTCGCGGCCGCCGCCGAGGCCATGCGCCGCATCCTCGTCGATCACGCCCGCCGCGCCCGGGCCGAGAAGCGTGGCGGGGACCGCGGCCGTGTCCCGATCGACGGCCTCCCGGCAGCCGCCACCGACCCGACCGACTGGGCGGAGGTGGACGACGCCCTGGGCCGGCTCGCCGCTCTCGACGCCGGTGCCGCCGCGGTCGTGCGGCTGAAGGTGTTCGGTGGGGCGTCGGTCGAAGAAGCGGCCGACCTGCTCGGGGTCTCGCGGGCCACGGCGTACCGCGACTGGGCGTTCGCCCGGGCCTGGCTCCGCGACGCACTCGGGCGGTCGGAACAGATCTCAGAAAAAAGCTGA